AGGAGGAGTGTTTGTGATTGTTTTAGGGGAGGAAGATGTTCAATGATTAATTTATCCCCCCTTGATAGGGCAACAAAGCTTTGAGGGCTACTGGTGTCGATAATCAGAAAGTTCATATGGACATAATAACACGGGTTGTGTTTATTTCAAATAGGGCATTATACAGAAATTAGCAGCTTATTTGCATATTTTTTACGTGAGTGTTACACTGTCCAGGAATAATTTAGTTTGAAGGGGTTACCTTTTGGTTAATGAACACGATGATTCACAGGATGAGATGTCTAAAGATGAGGATTTCGATCTTGCAGAATCTCTCTTAGACAGTGATTTAGAGAAAATTATTGGAACGAGCAAGAAACCTCAGGATGAACCTGATCTCCCTGACGAGCTTTTTGTTCTCCCCTTGACGAGGCGCCCCTTCTTTCCTGGGATGGCGGCTCCGCTTGTCATTGAGCCGGGACCCTTTTATGAGGTACTCAAACTTGTCGCTAAGTCTTCCCACAAAATGCTAGCCCTTTTTCTGACTAAAGAGGAGGAGGAAAACATCTATGACATGGGGTTTGATAATCTGTGTGAAGTGGGGGTGATGGCAACGATCCTCCGTATTGTTCCTCTTGAGCAAGGGGGCGCACAAGTTGTCCTTAATATGGAGAAGCGCATCAAGGTCAAAAAGCAGGTCGTCAAGTCTAAATATCTCCGCGCTAAGATCCACTACCATGATGACGCAATCACCCAGCAGCAATCAAAGATTATTAAAGCTTATTCGATTAGTATCATTACCACGATCAAAGAACTTTTGAAACTCAATCCTCTCTTCAAAGAGGAGCTCCAGATTTTCCTTGGCCATTCTGACTTTACCGAGCCGGGAAAGCTTGCTGATTTTGCGGTTGCTCTGACCACAGCAGGACGAGAAGAGCTTCAAGATATTCTTCAAACTTTTGATGTTCAAGAAAGGATCGATAAGACGCTTGTTTTATTGAAGAAAGAGCTTGACCTCAGCAAATTACAGAGCAGTATCAATCAGAAGATTGAAGCCACTATCTCCAAAACACAGAGAGAATTCTTTTTACGTGAGCAGCTCAAAACGATTAAGAAAGAGCTTGGTCTTGAGAAAGACGATAAAACATGTGATATTGAGAAGTTTCAAGAACGCCTTAAGGATAAAACTGTTCCTGAAGACATTCAAAAAATCATCGATGAGGAGATTGATAAGCTCAGTGTTCTGGAAGTGCAATCTGCCGAGTATGCTGTTTCGCGTAACTACCTCGACTGGCTTACCATTGTCCCATGGGGAGTTTTCAGCAAAGAGAACCATAATCTTGGGAAAGCTGAAAAAATTCTTGAAGATGATCACTATGGGCTCAAGGACATCAAAGAACGTATCATGGAATTTATTGGGGTCGGTAAACTGACTTCAGGTGTAAAGGGAAGTATTATCTGTCTTGTTGGCCCTCCAGGGGTGGGTAAAACAAGTATTGGAAAGAGTGTCGCCCGGGCTCTTAACCGTGAATTCTATCGCTTTTCCGTTGGAGGAATGCGGGATGAAGCTGAGATTAAGGGGCATCGCCGCACTTATATCGGAGCGATGCCTGGAAAAATGATTCAAGCTCTAAAGTCATCTCAAAAGATGAATCCAGTCATTATGCTGGATGAAGTAGATAAAATGGGAATGAGTTATCAAGGTGATCCAGCCTCTGCACTTTTAGAGGTACTTGATCCTGAGCAAAATAAAGACTTTTTGGATCACTACCTTGATGTTCGGACAGATCTATCTAATGTCTTATTTATTGTGACAGCAAACGTTTTGGATACAATCCCTGGTCCTCTTAAGGATCGGATGGACATCCTCCGTTTATCAGGGTATATCCAAGAAGAAAAACTTCAAATTGCCAAAAAATACCTTGTTCCACGCAATCGAAAAAAGTCAGGGCTTAAAGCAAGTCAGGTAAAATTTACAACTGGTGCGATCAAAGGGACCATTGAAGGATATGCGCGCGAGGCAGGAGTTCGAGGTCTCGAGAATAACATTAAGAAAATCCTTCGGAAAGTAGCTGTGGAAATTGTTCGGTCCGAGGAGAGTAAGAAGCATCGGAAGGTTAAGTCAGTGACGATTTCTGAGAAAAATCTCGAAAAGTATTTAGGGAAGCCGATTTTCACGACCGATCGCTACTACGATAAGACTCCGATCGGAGTGTGTACGGGTCTTGCATGGACAGCGATGGGAGGAGCTACTCTCTACGTAGAGGCAGCAAAAGTGTCTGCTGAAAAAACTCAGATGAAACTAACTGGCCAGGTTGGAGACGTGATGAAGGAGTCTGCACAGATTGCTTGGAGCTATGCGAGCAGTGAGCTTGAGCGGTATGCTCCTAAACAGACGTTTTTTGAGAATCAAGAAGTTCATATCCATATTCCTGAAGGAGCCACCCCAAAAGATGGACCTTCCGCAGGGGTGACAATGGTGACAGCAATCCTTTCTCTTCTTATGAATACCTCTGTTGCAAAAGACCTTGGAATGACGGGGGAATTGACGCTCACAGGAAAGGTTCTTCCAATTGGTGGACTCAAGGAAAAGCTTATTGCTGCAAAAAGATCCAAACTCAAAACCCTTATCTTTCCAAAAGAGAATAAACGGGATTACGATGAGCTTCCCGATTACTTGAAGAAAGGAATAAAGGTTCACTTTGTCAATACCTATGATGAAGTTTTTAAAGTGGCGTTTCCACGGAGAAAAGCGTAATGTCTCCTTGGAAAGAAGAGAAATATATTTCTCCTGAAGCACTAAAAGAAAAAGTTTTGCAGTTGCGCCAAAAAGGAAAAACGATTGCAACGCTCAATGGTTCCTTTGACCTTCTCCATGCTGGCCATTTGAAAATGATTCATGAAGCATCTGAGCAAGCCAATGTTCTTTTAATGGCACTGAATTCTGATAGCTCGATTCAAAAGTATAAGAGCCCTCTCCGGCCGATCGTTCCCCTGGAAAATCGTTTAGAGATGGTCGCTGCTCTTCAGTTTGTTGATTACGTCACTTACTTTAATGAAACCGATCCGATTACGTTTCTTGAAATGGTTAAGCCCGATGTTCATGTCAATGGAGCGGAGTATGGAGGTGAGTGTATTGAAGCCAACGTGGTGAAAAAACATGGGGGAAGGATTCACATTGTGCAGCTTGTTCCAGGACTTTCAACCTCTAACCTCATTAAGAAAATTAAAACATGCGTTTAATCGGAACACTTCAAGGGGAAAAAGAAGCTTATAAATTTCACTCCTTCTTAATTCAAGAAGAGATTGAATGCAGCTATAATCCGGCCTCTTCAGGAGAAAATCTTTATGAGTTTTGGGTAGCTCATGAAGATCAAATTTATACAGCGATTCATTGGCTTGAAGAGTTTTGCAAAAACCCTAACGATCCCCGATTTGAAACCAAGGCTCATCCTATAGATACTGAGGGTGTGGCAAAAGACTTTGATGAAAAAGAACCGATTCAAATGAAAGCAATTCGGATGCGCAATCGGATGCGTCCTAAGATGCCACTGACCCGATTCATTGTTCTTCTCTGTGCTCTCCTCTATATTTGGAATGGGTATCAAATGGCAGCTATTGCTAAAACCGATAAAAAGCCCGAAGAAGATACACTTACCCCCCTTATGATAGACCTTTCCTACGATATGCCGACTGCAGAAAACCGAAAAGAGATCAGTCGCGATCTTTTTGCAGAAGATAGAATTGGAAGTCCTGCTGTTTGGGATGGGATTTATGGTGTTGTATTGGGGTGGCCTGCATCTAAAGGTGAGCTCGATGCTCCGATGTTCGAGCAGATTAAGCATGGACAACTTTGGCGCTTTTTTACACCTGTACTGCTTCATGGGAGTTTTCTCCATATCCTCTTCAATATGCTTTGGCTCTGGATGCTCGGGCGGCAGGTTGAGGAACGGACGAAAAAGTGGCAATATATCGCGCTCACATTGATTATTGGAATTGTTTCGAACACATTGCAGTATTTGATGAGCGGTCCGCTTTTTATTGGGTATTCAGGAATTGTGTGCGGTCTTGCGGGATTCATTTGGATGCGGCAGCGCCATGCCCCTTGGGAAGGGTATCCCTTGCAAAAGGGGACGCTTGTTTTCTTGGGTGTATTTATTGTTGCAATGATGGGGCTTCAGCTCGCCTCTTTTTTTCTTATCCGCTTCCAGGTTGCTGAATTTTCGATGAATATTGCCAATACAGCTCACATCAGCGGAGCTCTAACTGGCATAGTGCTTGGGAAAATCCCCGTGTTTTCTAAGGAGAGGGTATGAGCGTCCGAGACCTGACTATTTTAGGGTGTTCCTCGCAACAACCAACCAGGTTACGCAACCATGGTGCCTACTTACTTAGATGGAATCAGGAAGGGCTGTTGTTTGATCCCGGCGAAGGAACTCAAAGACAATTTATCTTTGCTGATATCGCGCCCCCAACAGTTACACGTATCTTTGTGAGTCATTTTCATGGAGATCATTGTTTAGGGCTCGGTTCCATGCTCATGAGACTCAATCTTGACCGGATCAATCACCCAATTCATTGCTACTATCCTGCGAGTGGAAAGGTTTACTTCGATCGATTACGCTATGGCACAATCTATCACGATCATATTCAAGTGATTGAACATCCAGTTTCTGAAGAAGGAATTGTTCATCAAGATGAAAACTTTACTATCGAGGCTAAATTTCTAAACCACGGCGTTGATAACTTGGGGTGGCGTATTCAAGAAGCCGACACCACCAAATTTGATAAAGAAAAACTTGCAGCCTGTGGCGTTAAAGGAACGCTTGTTCGAGAGCTTCAGGAGAAAAAACAGGTCACTGTTGACGGAAAAATGGTTAAGCTTGAAGACCTCAGTTGGGTTCGAAAAGGAGACATTTTTTCTTGCGTAATTGATACAAAGCACTGCCAAAATGCGATAGATCTTGCCAAAGGAGCAAAACTTTTGCTTTGCGAAAGCACCTATCTAGAAGAACACCGAGCCTTGGCGGAAGATCACAATCATCTGACTGCAAAACAAGCGGCATTCATTGCGAAAAAAGCTGGAGTGCAAAAGCTGATTCTTACACATTTTTCTGCTCGCTACCGAGACCTACTCCCTTTTGTAGAAGAAGCAAGCGAAGTTTTTCCTAATGTTGATACTGCAGATGATTTCAAGAGATTTGAATTTCTTCTAAGCGATATGACGTAGTGCGTCATCTAAATCGTCTGTGAGAAGCTCTAGCTCCGTGAGGAAACTCTTTGTTGATGCGGGGTGGTTTACGTACTCACGCATGATGAAAGAAAGATCGCAGTCGTCGCCTTTCCCAGGTTCGAAAGTTTCGACCGCTTTCAAGATGGTAACGTGCTTATGATGTTTGATCGCGATAGATTGGACAAAGATGTTTTGGATAATCAATCCAATTTCTTCAATTTCCTCGTCCTCGGCTTTCTGTGCTTGAATAGAGGTTGCATAAAGCCGATTAACATCTTCGGCAATCTTTTCCAAAAACTCTTGTTTTGTTGAAAGTCTTCCATTTTTATGAAGTTCATTGACATTTGTGGTGAATATTTCGAGTTCATTTCGAAAGTTCATCGCAACTGATTTCTTGTCTTCTTTATTCATTACTACACCTCGTTAATCACATCATAATAACGAAGAGGCCTTTTTGCAACAGTGAAAAGCCCATTGCAAAAAAATTAATGCATTCTTAATGAGTTCTTAACCTGAATATTTGCGGCAGCAATTGCAAAGGCTGCAGCAACATTGAGGGAATTCTTGGAACCGGTGAGAGGAATCTCGACAACGTGATCTGCTGCTTGAAGAGTAGACTCCTTTAATCCTCTTTCTTCATTCCCTAGAAGAAGAGTAAAAGACTCAGGAAACTCGAAGTCAAATATCGAGGAGACGGTTTCCATTGTTTCAAGGGCTATCAGGGGGCCTGGGCAGGAATCAATCTCACCTTGCTTGCACGGGACACTAGAGGCTGTTCCCATAGATGTCTTGATAACCTTGGGGTGATATTGATTGGGGGTGTTTTCTGAAAAAATGATCGTTCCAAGTCGGAGAGCTTCGGTTGTGCGCAGGATGTTTCCAACATTAAAGGCGGAGCGAAGGTCCTCGAGGTAGATATGGACGGGGCCATAGGGAGTCTCTGATAAAGTATCAAACCGCTTGGTAAGAAGATTGTGCTCTTGAAGTTCGATTGAGCCTTCTCTCATATGGAGGTGAAAGCGATCTGTTATTTCATCAATTGTTGAGATAGGAGGAAGCTTAAGCCACGCTTCCATTTGTCGATAATGACCATCAAGGGGAAGGGATTTTTCATACAAAACACGTAAATGCTCACCTGCATTTTTATGACGGCATCTGTAGGAAAGGGCATTAAATTTTTTAAACGTAAACATAGGGAGTGGAGTATATCAGATCGTACTTTCAAGTGGGGAAAAGAATCTTTGGACAAGGCTGAATCAAACCTACTACTATCCTAATGAAACAGCGTTTGATTCGAAAGTGGGAGGATGGTCAAGAGATTCGATCAACCTTCAAGGAATTACGGCAGGTATCGGGGTGGAATTCTAGGTCTTTGCAGTGAGGAACTCATCGAGCGTTCCGTCAAAGACTTCGATCCCATCCTCATTGAGAGAAATGATCTTGGTTGCGGCTTCGTTGATAAGATTGCGGTCATGGGATGCGGTGACACAAGTTCCTTTGAATTCGGCAAGTCCCCACCCTAGAGCTGAGACCGCTTCGAGATCAAGGTGATTGTTTGGTTCATCAAGAATGAGAGTGTTATAGGGGTTGAGTAGTAGTGCGGCAAAGATTAGACGGCATGTTTCTCCCCCAGAAAGCTTAGAGATTTCTTTGAAAGCATCATCCCCCCCAAAAAGCATCTTCCCCATGACGCCACGAATTTCCTGATCATAGGCGTTTGATTTGTAGCGCTTTAGCCAGTCAAAAGCTTGAATTTTTTCACTTTTATCGATGAAGTCTTCGTGGTTTTGTGGGAAATAGCCGAGCTCGAGCTGATGACCTCTCTCGATTGTACCACTGTCAGGTTCTAGCTCTCCAGCAAGCATTTTTAGGAGAGTTGTTTTTCCAATTCCATTGGTTCCGATAACAGCAATTTTGTCGCCGCGCATGATTTCAATGCTAAAATCTTTGATTACATGATTGTCGCCGAAGCTTTTGCTAATTCCTTTGACCTTAAGGGCAATTTTCCCCGATGACTTTTCAGGAGGAGTAAAGCGTATGTAGGGGCGTTGGATATTTGACTTTTTCAGCTCTTGGGGTTGCAGGCGATGGATTTCTCTTACACGGGACTGTACTTGCGACGCGCGCGTTCCCGCTCCGAATCGAGATACAAAGTCTTTAAGTTGTGCAATCTTTTTCTCTTTTGATTTTGCTTCTGATTCTGCACGTTCGCGAACTGCAGTTTTGGCAACAAGCATCTCGTCGTAGTTGCCTGGATAAGTAATAATGGTGTCGTAGTCGATATCAGCAATATGCGTTGTGACGGCGTTTAAGAAATGGCGGTCATGACTTACAACAATCAGTGTTCCAGTATAGTTGTGAAGAAAGTTTTCTAACCATCCAATTGACTCAAGATCGAGGTGGTTTGTGGGCTCATCCAAAAGAAGGGCTTCAGGATCGCCAAACAAAGCTTGGCAAAGAAGAACGCGGAACTGCAGGTCACCCGGAAGCTCATGCATTTTCTTTTCATGGAACTCAATATCAATTCCCATCCCACAGAGTAGCATTTCAGCATCTGATTCGGCAGTATATCCGTCTTCATTAGCAATCACCTCTTCGAGGTCACCTAGACGCATTCCAATTTCATCGGTCATTTCCTTTTCATAGAGCATATCCCGCTCAACTAAAGCTTCCCAGAGCCGTTCATTTCCAATAATGACAGCATCAAGGGCTCGGTTGTCCTTGAACTCTTCAATATTTTGTCTTAAAAACCCGACCTTTTTAGGAAGTGAAACGGAGCCTGACGTGGCGTCTACAGTTCCCATCATGATTTTGAGGAGAGTCGATTTTCCAGCTCCATTCGGGCCTGTCAAACCGTAGCGGTTGCCCGGATTGAATGCTGCGCAAACATCGTCAAATAGGATCCGCGTCCCAATCTTTTTTGAAATTTTGTCTAATACGATCATAATGGCATTATCGTAGCAAAAAACTTTAGAAGACTCAAGAGAGAAAATTCCATGCGTGAATTTTTGAAAAACAGGTGCAAAGAAACTTTTTACTCTAAGATGTTCATATCCAGATGTTAAGTGCATTCGAACGAGAGGGGAGTCCTTATAACTGAGGGAGCGATCTAAAACTTGCTATTTTCCCCGTTGGCTTGCCAAGGGGGACAGGAAATGCCGATTTGAGTTACTCTTTTGTGAAGGATGGACATCCTGTCACAAGACGTTCCCTGCAAGCGGGAGGCTTTAGTGCTGGCAGGGGAATTGGAGTTACATTTTAAACCAAGCTGAAGACATGATAAAACCTATAAAATCACTTTTATTTTTGACAATCATTCCTGCCGTTTCTGCATTTTGTTCGGTTATTTGGAATACGCCTGTTACGGTAGATTTTCAGTTAGATAGTTTAGAAACCCCTAATGTTGCAATCAATGACGCGGATCAAATCATTGCGATATGGAATTTTGAGGGGAGTAATGAAGACCATGTGAGTCATGCAACATGGCAGGGGCAGACATGGACCTCCTCATTTGCGTTGGCAAATCAAAGTAATTCCCAATGGTTCTCAATGGTTCACGTTGATGCTCAAGGAAGGGGCGTTGCTTTAGTCCCCGACGGGAGTAACCCCGTTTATCAGGCGACTTATGATGGAACGGCAGGGGATCCCGAGGCTCCTCTACAAGTGAGTATGAATAACAGCGAGCTAGGTGAGTTAGCTTGGGGGACACATGAAGTGCCTGCGGTTGATTGGAACCGAGCTATTCAAAAAACCGTCGTAGGACACCAACTTTTGAAAGATGGTGTTTTGATTGCAAATCTTTCTGGCTCCGCAAGTTCGTATATTGGTCGAGGAAGAGTAAAGGGACAACGAGTAGTTTATACCCTCGTAGCTTCAAATGGCGATGGGTTCACTACGAGTTCAACAATCACTGTCAACTAAATACGTGATGAAAATTAGCCAAGAAATACAGGCCTTTGTTCACCATTTGGAAGCCGTGAGAAATGCATCGGTGCACACCCTACGAAACTATCGTTTGGATTTGAAAGCTTTTGAGAGCTTTGCAAAAGATCAAGCCGTTGATAAGAAATTGATCCGCTCCTACCTTGCCCACCTACAGATGAAAGGGGTTTCAAAACGGACTGTTTTGCGCCACCTTTCTTCTCTTCGCTCAATGTTTAAGTATCTTCTTCAAGAGAAAAAGATTAAGGAGAATCCTGCAGCTGATATCGGTAGTCCAAAGCTTGATAAGCCTATTCCAAAAGCTCTTTCTTACACGGAAGTGGAAGAGTTTTTTTGTCAGCCCAATACCGAACAACTTTTGGGATTAAGGGACCGCTCAATTATGGAGCTTTTCTATAGCTCGGGTCTTCGCATCAGTGAACTTGCGAGTATTAATCGCGGAGATGTTGATTTTCACTCCCGTTCTCTTCGGGTTAAAGGAAAAGGGAAAAAGGAGAGGATTGTTCCTATTACTCAAAATGTCATCGAGTGGATCCAAAGGTATCTCGACGATTCGCGCCGCTATGAGGAGGGGAAGCCTCACTTTCAGAAAGATCCAGATGCAATTTTCCTCAATAAGTGGGGAAAGCGTCTGACGACGCGGTCAATAGACCGCCTCTTTAAGATATATCTCCAAAAAAGCGGATTAGCGGGACATATCACCCCTCATACCATTCGCCATACGATTGCCACTCATTGGCTCGAAAATGGGATGGATCTCAAAACTATTCAGGTCCTTTTGGGTCATGCCTCTCTGGGAACGACCACAATCTATACCAGTGTTTCTACTAAGCTCAAAAGAGAAGTCTATGAGCATTCTCATCCACGTGCTAAGAAGGGGTGATTCTCTAAAAATTACATAATCAAAATGTTAGAAAATAGATAAAATTAATTATATTATAATTGCACGTATATGGGACTGTTAATAAATTAAATTTTTAGATAGCCTATTCCTATTTGAATTGTAAAGGAGGATATCCAATGAATAAATGATTATATCCCATTTCGAAATAGGATTTCAAAGAACATATCTATCCTTGTTTATACTAATTAAAAATTATTAACAATACTTTTTTTTATAAAGCATCTTTCTTTTTAACAAAGAGGAAGATATGGCATTAAGACCTAATATTGCTGAGCAATTGAAAGAACACAGCTTTACAAAGTTATTTCAAGAGGAGATATTGTAAAATGTTGTGTCTGAGCGTCTAAGCATACCCTTGATCTTCTTCATTTTTAAGCCACTTTCTTTAGTTCTTCTCCGTTCTTGAATTCGACTCCATTCATAACCTTTGGAATCATCTGACTGCCCCAAAGCTTTCTCCAGTGGGATTCTGCTGACATTGAGAGCTTAAACACTATTGATAAAGTCGCTATTCTGGAGCCGCATCCCTTTGTTTGTCTCGACCGGTGCCTAATTATTGCAAAGGTTGATTCTATGGGGTTTGTGGTCCTGATGTGTTGCCAATGGGGGTATATAGCTAAAAATTTTTATTTTAGATAGTGTCGTCATGAGATAGAAGCCCAAAGAGCGATACAACGAATTTGCACTGCAGCTATGAATGAAGCTGTGTTTTTGGCATATCGAGTAGCTATTCCACGCCATCATTTTAGGTGGAGAAAAGCATTTTCTACAAGGTGTCGAAGCTTATATAGTTCTTTATCGGCGAGCAAATGCTCTGCTGAAATACCTTGGATCAAGAAACTTGCTTGAGTGCTGTCATGAGTGGTACCTTGCGTAACAACAATTCGGACTGGCATACCATGCGCATCCACGGCCAAGTGTATTTTTGTGTTAAGCCCCCTTTTGCCCGACTCATGTCTTGATTACCGCCTTTAGCTCCCGATGCATGAGGGTGCACCTTAATATGGCTCGCATCTATCATGAGCCATTCATAGTCAGGATCTTCCACTAAACATTCAAGCAACGCTTCCCAAATTCTAGCATCCCGCCAACGACAGAAGCGACGGTGAGTGTTTTTCCAATCTCCATAATCAGGTGGTAAGTCTCTCCAAGGAGAGCCTGTTCGAAGAATCCAGAAAACAGCGTTAATGAACAGACGGTTATCTTTTGCTACGGCGCCCCAACCCCCTTTTCGACCTGGCAGGTGAGGAGCTAACAATTCCCAGACTTTATCTGAAATATCGTGGCGACGATGCGATGCTTTTCCCATAGAAACTTCCTTTGTTGCATTGGTATAAGACAGCAAAGTATATCAAATTCAAAATTTCTTGACGACACTATCTAGAACGCAAATATGGAGGTCGATTTTTAGGGTTTTGTAATTACTTCATATACGAGCTTAGCATAGTCTCGAATCTCTTGCCACTGCTTACATTCGATAAGCTCACCATCGTTGATTCCATATCCTGGGTCATTGGGTCTATTAGGGTCCTTTTTGAAGTCTTCGATCATTTCAGAGAGCTTCTTGAGCACCTTGCATTGCTTATTTGTCACTTCAAGCTTGTTATCTTCAGCACCATGTATGACTGTTATTACATCACACAGATACCTAGAGCACGTTTTCATGCAGTTTTCTTCATCGTATAGGGGGAATTCTTTTCTGACCCAAAAGCGCTCTTGATACTCTTGTTTGGATATCGTCCATACCTCTAAGTACACGTTGATCAAGAAATGCTCAAGACTCGTTTCTGGAATATCCTGACGGCTTTTGAATTGCTCAATAAGAAAACTTGGGTAGATCTTTTTTTCTTCTGCATGAATTTCTTCATCTGTGGCGTCTCTTTTCTTTATCTCTGGGCGTTTAGCTCTTGGGGGGCGAGACTTTTCCCATGCATCGAGGTCGTCTCCTGTGATCTCCTCATATACAAGCTTGGCGTATGCTTGTATCTTATGCCATTTTGGATCAGCAATAATTGCAGAGTCATTTAGACCGTATCCTGGGTCGTCTGGTACAGTCGGATCTCCATCAAAATCATCTACCATCGTGTATAGTCTCTGTAGCATTTCGCGTTGCTTAGCAGTCATAGAAACTCTTCCAGCATCATTCGCCAGAAGAACAGCTTCTCCATCGGACAGAAAAGTCTCTAGGGTTTCCATATAGTTATCTCCCATCATAGGAGGCTCCTGCCTTACCCAGAATCGTTCTTGGTATTCTGCGTTGGAAATGACCCATATTGATATATACAACCCCATAAAATCTGTAATCTGCTTTCTTGGCTGATCATTTATTTCTGGGTGTTCATCCATTTCTAGCATTTTTCTTAATATGAACGGAGGATATATTTCTTTGATATAGTCTGGTGTTTTTGCTAGTTCTCGTTTCATTCCCAGCCCTTAAATTGATATTTTTCCAGGGGAATATGTGTCAAATGGTCTTCTGTTTTTGGTTTAACCCATCTTCCATCAATTGTAAGAACTTTATTATTCTTACACTGAACCACATAATGGGTCTGCTGTCTCATAGTACCATTCATCTGTTTACCCTCAATAATCGCAGTCACTGGATTCTCTTTGCGAAGACCTGGGCATATCCTGATTAAAATGTTTTCTTCGTATACAGTCCCAGGCTTTCTAAAAACAATACCTGCATTCTTCTTTGCAAATTCCGCTACATATTCAGTGGGAAAGAGCTTTGGATTCTCAAAAGTCTTGAACCCAGAATAATCAAGCACTCTGCGTATCTTCATCTCTGATAGACTGTCACTTGCAAACTCTTTTCTAACAACTTTGTATAGTTCTTTCTTATCGGAAACTACTCGCTTAAGAGCATCTATTTTAGGGCTTGCAACTTTCCACCACTCAAGCTCTGGGCCCTTGTTTACGTATGGTATATCGAAGGGTTTTATATATGTGAGTTTTCTTTTAGCAAGATTTAACGCAGTCTTATCACCAGTGAAACCAGATCTTAGCACATGATTTTCTAGTAACTGCATGCCTGCTTCATGCCTAGATATGGATAAGCTCAATGCTCTATCCTGCAGCGGACTAACAGTGCTCATAGATTTTAAAGCTCTAAATGCTTTCGGTATCGAACCTGCTGCACCACCAAGACCAAAACCAAAGGCCACCCCAGCTGCTTTATTGGTGTCATGAGCTTCTGCCATAACGAGGCCTACTACGCCGCCTTCACAAGCCATGCCCAGTACGCTAATGCCTTCTGCGACTCTTATGACCTTTCCAACACCTCCAAAAGAAATCATCTCACCAACGAACTCCCCAGCTCTTGCTCCGAAAGAATGAGGGTCCTTGATATGTACAAGCTTGTCATACTTTAATAGCGCGCTAGCCGAGAATCTTTTAAAGTGTTCTTTTGGACATTCAGCTCCGGACACGTCAGACATATCAGGAAGCATTAAGCTGCAGATGCCTCGGAGAATTTTAGCACCACCCTTTGGAATGCTTTTTGTGAAGTCGTTAACAGCAGCGCTTTTCACCGTCTTTAAAGCATCTATAGCAGACCTTGACTGGAGAGTTACATCCATTAATGCAAACTCCATAGATCCAGAAAAACCAGCCATTTGAATCTGTCTTTGAGGAGAATCTCCTCGAGGAAGATCTGCAGTTCGTTCTAGTATCCTGAGCTCCATTTGCTCTAGACGATTTCTGCATGGAAATGTTCATCCATAATACTTTTTACGCTGTTCTTCCATCTTACGTTCATACTCTGCAGTTTCTTCTGGAGTGGGGTTCCAGTTTTCTTGCTCTTCCATTCGCGCCTCATAAGCTGC
The window above is part of the Candidatus Neptunochlamydia sp. REUL1 genome. Proteins encoded here:
- a CDS encoding ABC-F family ATP-binding cassette domain-containing protein, which encodes MIVLDKISKKIGTRILFDDVCAAFNPGNRYGLTGPNGAGKSTLLKIMMGTVDATSGSVSLPKKVGFLRQNIEEFKDNRALDAVIIGNERLWEALVERDMLYEKEMTDEIGMRLGDLEEVIANEDGYTAESDAEMLLCGMGIDIEFHEKKMHELPGDLQFRVLLCQALFGDPEALLLDEPTNHLDLESIGWLENFLHNYTGTLIVVSHDRHFLNAVTTHIADIDYDTIITYPGNYDEMLVAKTAVRERAESEAKSKEKKIAQLKDFVSRFGAGTRASQVQSRVREIHRLQPQELKKSNIQRPYIRFTPPEKSSGKIALKVKGISKSFGDNHVIKDFSIEIMRGDKIAVIGTNGIGKTTLLKMLAGELEPDSGTIERGHQLELGYFPQNHEDFIDKSEKIQAFDWLKRYKSNAYDQEIRGVMGKMLFGGDDAFKEISKLSGGETCRLIFAALLLNPYNTLILDEPNNHLDLEAVSALGWGLAEFKGTCVTASHDRNLINEAATKIISLNEDGIEVFDGTLDEFLTAKT
- the xerA gene encoding site-specific tyrosine recombinase/integron integrase; the encoded protein is MKISQEIQAFVHHLEAVRNASVHTLRNYRLDLKAFESFAKDQAVDKKLIRSYLAHLQMKGVSKRTVLRHLSSLRSMFKYLLQEKKIKENPAADIGSPKLDKPIPKALSYTEVEEFFCQPNTEQLLGLRDRSIMELFYSSGLRISELASINRGDVDFHSRSLRVKGKGKKERIVPITQNVIEWIQRYLDDSRRYEEGKPHFQKDPDAIFLNKWGKRLTTRSIDRLFKIYLQKSGLAGHITPHTIRHTIATHWLENGMDLKTIQVLLGHASLGTTTIYTSVSTKLKREVYEHSHPRAKKG